In Arachis hypogaea cultivar Tifrunner chromosome 17, arahy.Tifrunner.gnm2.J5K5, whole genome shotgun sequence, a single window of DNA contains:
- the LOC112764356 gene encoding protein DOWNSTREAM OF FLC → MATKVALLMFLCVLPAMVAAIRPAKNPFLVQGRVYCDPCRAGFETSATTYIAGAEVVVECMDKTGTEVVYTKKGRTDSTGSYTIYVNEDHADEICDAKLVSSPHHRCKVVTPGREQARVALTRQNGIASDTRFANAMGFMTEDVAAGCAEILKQYQEFDNEN, encoded by the exons ATGGCCACCAAGGTTGCGCTTCTTATGTTCTTGTGTGTTCTTCCGGCGATGGTTGCAGCCATCCGCCCAGCGAAGAACCCCTTCCTCGTGCAGGGCCGTGTCTACTGTGACCCTTGCCGTGCTGGTTTTGAGACCTCTGCCACCACCTACATTGCTG GTGCTGAGGTTGTGGTTGAATGCATGGACAAAACCGGAACTGAAGTTGTGTACACAAAGAAGGGAAGGACAGACTCAACTGGATCATACACCATCTATGTCAATGAGGACCACGCCGACGAAATCTGTGACGCCAAGCTTGTGAGCAGCCCTCACCACCGATGCAAGGTGGTGACCCCGGGGCGCGAACAGGCACGTGTTGCCCTTACACGCCAAAACGGCATTGCCTCCGACACCAGGTTCGCCAATGCCATGGGATTCATGACCGAAGATGTTGCTGCTGGTTGTGCCGAGATCCTCAAGCAATACCAGGAGTTTGATAAtgagaattaa
- the LOC112764732 gene encoding 2,3-bisphosphoglycerate-dependent phosphoglycerate mutase 1 translates to MAAEVYRHAIGTFQSHSYANNVNHKQRLRNNFVRLVNKDSVSSRGARYSSCSNRRSVIRSSASQTSVADPVSLSPSRTPTTDTNKKSNEAALILIRHGESLWNEKNLFTGCVDVPLSKKGIDEAIEAGKRISSIPVDVIFTSALIRAQMTAMLAMTQHRRKKVPIIIHNESEQARQWSQVFSEDTKKQSIPVIASWQLNERMYGELQGLNKQETADRYGKEQVHEWRRSYDTPPPNGESLEMCAERAVAYFRDQIEPQLLSGKNVMIAAHGNSLRSIIMYLDKLTSQEVISLELSTGIPMLYIFKEGRFIRRGSPIGPQEAGVYAYTKRLALYRQKLDEMF, encoded by the exons ATGGCTGCTGAAGTGTATCGCCATGCTATTGGGACTTTTCAGTCTCATTCTTATGCCAACAATGTTAATCATAAGCAGAGGCTCAGGAACAATTTTGTGAGATTGGTGAATAAGGATTCTGTGAGTAGCAGAGGAGCTAGGTATTCTAGCTGCAGTAACCGTCGCAGTGTTATTCGATCTTCGGCTTCTCAAACATCGGTGGCAGATCCAGTTTCATTATCCCCTTCAAGAACACCCACCACTGACACTAACAAGAAATCAA ATGAAGCGGCTTTGATCCTCATTCGGCATGGTGAGTCGCTGTGGAATGAAAAGAACTTATTCACAGGTTGTGTTGATGTTCCACTAAGCAAGAAGGGAATAGATGAGGCAATAGAAGCTGGCAAAAGAATTAGCAGCATTCCAGTTGATGTGATATTTACATCTGCTTTGATTCGGGCACAAATGACTGCCATGCTTGCCATGACCCAGCATCGTCGTAAGAAg GTGCCTATCATCATTCATAATGAAAGTGAACAAGCAAGGCAATGGAGTCAAGTTTTTAGTGAAGACACTAAAAAACAGTCTATACCAGTCATAGCATCATGGCAATTAAATGAAAGAAT GTATGGGGAACTACAGGGTCTCAATAAACAAGAAACAGCTGACAGATATGGAAAAGAGCAAGTCCATGAGTGGCGCAGAAGCTATGACACACCTCCTCCCAATGGAGAAAGTTTGGAAATGTGTGCTGAAAGAGCAGTTGCCTATTTTAGAGACCAA ATTGAACCTCAACTTTTATCCGGAAAGAATGTTATGATCGCTGCCCACGGAAACTCCCTGAGATCCATTATCATGTATCTCGACAAGTTAACTTCCCAAGAG GTCATTAGTTTGGAACTGTCAACTGGAATTCCAATGCTATATATTTTCAAAGAGGGAAGATTCATTAGGAGGGGGAGTCCCATAGGACCACAGGAAGCTGGGGTTTATGCTTACACCAAG CGATTGGCTCTTTACAGACAGAAGTTGGATGAGATGTTCTAA
- the LOC112764733 gene encoding uncharacterized protein, protein MMSGVNHRNSSTVYKGHEKILISQEEQEKINEVRRLIGPLSAKASVYCSDLSISRYLRSKNWNVKKATQMLQRSLKWREEYKPEEIRWEDVANDAETGKIYMPGYYDRHGRTVLVMRPSRQRSTNDIKEQIMYFVYCLENAIFNLPPNQEEIVWLVDFQGYTLANLSFKITRETAFILQEYYPERLGLGFMYNAPRIFRPFYAMVKPLLESKTYNRIKFGYSNDHNTKKMIEDLFDMDQLDSAFGGNNDTGFDIVKYAERMKEQDKKVASFWALVKTPSSSVSHSASSSDSTSLDPDSDGSNTEN, encoded by the exons ATGATGAGTGGTGTGAATCATAGAAACAGTAGTACCGTCTATAAAGGCCATGAGAAAATATTAATATcacaagaagaacaagaaaag ATCAATGAGGTGAGAAGGTTGATAGGTCCATTATCAGCAAAGGCATCTGTTTATTGCAGTGATTTATCCATATCAAGGTATTTGAGATCCAAAAACTGGAATGTGAAGAAGGCAACACAAATGCTGCAGCGGAGCCTGAAATGGAGAGAAGAATACAAACCTGAAGAGATACGTTGG GAAGATGTTGCTAATGATGCAGAGACTGGGAAGATTTATATGCCAGGTTACTATGACAGGCATGGTAGGACAGTCCTAGTAATGAGGCCTAGTCGCCAG AGAAGCACAAATGATATAAAAGAACAGATTATGTATTTTGTATACTGCCTAGAGAATGCCATATTCAATCTTCCACCAAATCAAGAAGAGATAGTTTGGCTGGTTGATTTCCAGGGTTACACTTTGGCAAACCTTTCATTCAAGATCACACGTGAAACTGCTTTTATATTACAAGAATATTATCCAGAGCGCCTTGGTTTGGGATTTATGTATAATGCACCTAGGATCTTCCGGCCATTCTACGcg ATGGTGAAGCCTCTGTTAGAGTCCAAGACTTACAACAGAATTAAGTTCGGTTACTCAAACGATCACAACACCAAGAAGATGATAGAGGATTTGTTCGATATGGATCAACTTGATTCTGCATTTGGTGGGAACAATGACACTGGATTTGATATAGTAAAATATGCTGAGAGAATGAAAGAGCAGGATAAGAAGGTTGCCTCTTTCTGGGCACTGGTAAAGACTCCATCATCATCAGTGTCACACAGTGCAAGTTCTTCAGACTCAACCAGTTTAGATCCAGATTCTGATGGTTCTAACACAGAGAATTGA
- the LOC112764150 gene encoding probable beta-D-xylosidase 7, with translation MTLYGDSMALSPLLFTVISFLLLFRLQATPPPFACDWSNPSTRSYPFCNPKLPIAQRVRDLVSRLTLDEKLSQLVNKAPPIPRLGIPRYQWWSEALHGVAGIGGGIFFNGTITSATSFPQVILTAATFDSHLWYRIGHTIGIEARAIYNAGQAIGMTFWAPNINIFRDPRWGRGQETAGEDPLMTSKYAVSYVRGLQGDSFQGGTLRGHLQASACCKHFTAYDLDNWKGVNRFAFDARVSLQDLADTYQPPFKSCIEEGHASGIMCAYNRVNGVPNCADYNLLTNIARKQWDFDGYITSDCGAVSLLHDEQGYAKSPEDAVSDVLRAGMDVECGSYLTEHAKSAVLKKKLATSEIDRALHNLFSIRMRLGLFDGDPSKLPFGFIGPNNVCSKEHRYLALEAARNGIVLLKNQHSLLPLPKTNPPISLAVIGPNANASPLTLLGNYAGPPCNQLTLLQGFQHYVKDTLYHPGCDGGAKCPFAHIDQAVQLASKVDYVVMVMGLDQSQEKEERDRVHLDLPGKQLELINAVAKASKRPVILVLLCGGPVDISSAKYNNKIGGILWAGYPGELGAIALAQIIFGDHNPGGRLPITWYPKDYIKVPMTDMRMRADPSSGYPGRTYRFYTGPKVYEFGFGLSYTKYSYEFVSVTRDKLHFSHSSTHFMLQNSSETLRYKLVSELSEEACKSMAVSVTVGVQNHGSMVGKHPVLLFLKHGRQGNGNPMKQLVGFESVLLDAGEKVHVGFELSPCEHMSRANEEGSLVIEEGSHLLLVGDVEYPIHVIV, from the exons TCAACAAGGCCCCTCCCATTCCTCGCCTCGGTATCCCCCGCTACCAGTGGTGGAGCGAGGCACTCCACGGCGTTGCCGGCATTGGCGGCGGCATCTTCTTCAACGGCACTATCACTTCCGCCACCAGCTTCCCCCAAGTCATTCTCACCGCTGCCACTTTTGACTCCCACCTCTGGTACCGAATCGGTCAC ACGATCGGGATAGAAGCAAGAGCAATATACAATGCAGGGCAAGCAATAGGGATGACATTTTGGGCACCAAACATAAACATTTTTAGGGACCCGAGATGGGGCAGAGGACAAGAGACAGCTGGTGAAGACCCACTCATGACTTCTAAGTATGCTGTCTCCTACGTTAGAGGCCTTCAAGGTGACTCCTTTCAGGGTGGAACACTCAGAGGccacttacaagcttctgcttgTTGCAAGCATTTCACTGCTTATGATTTGGACAATTGGAAGGGCGTTAATCGCTTTGCCTTTGATGCTCGT GTAAGTTTGCAAGATCTAGCGGACACATACCAGCCTCCATTTAAGAGTTGCATAGAAGAAGGACATGCAAGTGGGATAATGTGTGCGTACAACCGTGTCAATGGGGTTCCAAATTGTGCTGATTACAATCTCTTAACCAACATTGCAAGAAAACAATGGGATTTCGATGG GTATATTACATCTGATTGTGGAGCAGTGAGCCTCTTACATGATGAACAAGGATATGCAAAATCACCAGAGGATGCTGTTTCCGATGTCCTTCGGGCAG gGATGGATGTGGAATGTGGAAGCTATTTGACAGAGCATGCTAAATCAGCAGTATTGAAGAAAAAGTTAGCTACATCTGAAATAGACCGCGCCCTTCACAATCTGTTCTCAATCAGAATGAGGTTAGGACTATTTGATGGAGATCCAAGCAAGCTCCCATTTGGGTTCATTGGACCCAACAACGTGTGTTCCAAGGAACACCGCTACTTAGCTCTCGAGGCAGCAAGAAACGGCATtgtcctcttgaagaaccaacacTCCCTCCTCCCACTTCCTAAAACAAATCCTCCTATCTCCCTCGCCGTCATCGGCCCCAACGCCAATGCTTCCCCTCTAACACTTCTTGGAAACTATGCTGGCCCTCCCTGCAACCAACTCACATTGTTGCAGGGCTTCCAGCATTATGTTAAGGACACTCTCTACCACCCCGGATGCGACGGCGGCGCCAAGTGCCCTTTTGCCCACATTGACCAGGCTGTTCAACTTGCCAGCAAAGTGGATTATGTTGTCATGGTTATGGGGTTGGATCAGAGCCAGGAGAAGGAGGAGCGCGATCGCGTTCACCTTGACTTGCCCGGCAAGCAACTTGAACTCATCAATGCCGTCGCTAAAGCTTCTAAGAGGCCCGTTATTTTGGTGCTTCTCTGCGGAGGCCCGGTGGATATCTCTTCCGCCAAGTATAATAACAAAATTGGAGGAATTCTATGGGCTGGTTATCCCGGGGAACTTGGCGCCATTGCACTTGCTCAGATCATCTTTGGTGACCATAACCCAG GAGGAAGATTACCAATAACTTGGTACCCAAAAGATTACATAAAAGTACCAATGACAGACATGAGGATgcgtgctgatccttcatcaggCTACCCTGGTAGAACATATAGATTCTACACAGGTCCTAAGGTCTATGAATTTGGCTTTGGCCTAAGCTACACCAAATACTCCTATGAATTTGTTTCCGTCACGCGCGACAAGCTCCACTTCAGCCATTCATCCACTCATTTCATGCTACAAAACTCGTCAGAAACCTTGAGGTACAAGTTAGTCTCAGAGTTGAGCGAAGAAGCTTGCAAAAGCATGGCGGTTTCGGTGACTGTGGGAGTTCAGAACCATGGAAGCATGGTTGGGAAACATCCTGTGTTGCTGTTCTTGAAACATGGGAGACAGGGGAATGGGAATCCTATGAAACAGTTGGTTGGTTTTGAGAGTGTGTTGTTGGATGCAGGGGAAAAGGTTCATGTTGGATTTGAACTAAGTCCTTGTGAGCATATGAGTAGAGCAAATGAGGAAGGTTCATTGGTAATTGAAGAAGGATCTCATTTGTTGCTTGTAGGTGATGTTGAGTACCCAATTCATGTCATTGTCTGA